A section of the Drosophila subobscura isolate 14011-0131.10 chromosome A, UCBerk_Dsub_1.0, whole genome shotgun sequence genome encodes:
- the LOC117894922 gene encoding uncharacterized protein LOC117894922, protein MKSFLLLVCMAALSMADVKHLTDRNLDLFKYDPSDIYTLPEDIDDDKPAVHFSGDVMKAKTEKLQNYNSGKKFKLELKTQNGIEVSSVGKLKDDKTFVVSGSYSFTGADGKRYRTRYTADEFGYHPITELDLDIPEPQPLAPAGQRPAVDASSLLGNKNRFQFLQQSLNPEQAGPLRGSGQSGDDYSYTPQKDGSSGQLFGSTYGGGQQTQSSDYYGNANGAFGHGFGNGNGNGQEFGNVNEYGNGYDYQAPKVQLATPSRQYLPVA, encoded by the exons atgaagagTTTT CTGTTGTTGGTCTGCATGGCGGCGCTGTCGATGGCAGATGTAAAGCATCTGACGGACCGCAATCTGGATCTGTTTAAGTACGATCCCAGCGATATCTATACCCTGCCCGAGGATATTGACGATGACAAGCCAGCGGTTCACTTCAGCGGTGATGTGATGAAGGCCAAGACTGAGAAGCTTCAGAACTACAATTCCGGCAAGAAGTTCAAGTTGGA ACTAAAGACCCAAAACGGCATTGAGGTGAGTAGCGTGGGAAAACTGAAGGACGACAAGACTTTTGTGGTCAGTGGATCGTACTCCTTCACTGGCGCCGATGGCAAGCGCTACAGAACGCGCTACACGGCCGATGAGTTCGGCTACCATCCCATCACCGAACTGGATCTGGACATTCCCGA GCCCCAGCCCTTGGCCCCAGCTGGCCAGAGGCCCGCTGTGGATGCCAGCAGCCTGTTGGGTAACAAGAACCGCTTCCAGTTCCTTCAGCAGAGCCTCAATCCAGAGCAGGCTGGTCCACTGCGCGGCAGCGGCCAGAGCGGCGACGACTACAGCTACACGCCCCAGAAGGATGGGTCTAGTGGCCAGCTCTTCGGCTCAACCTACGGCGGTGGCCAGCAGACGCAATCGAGCGACTACTACGGCAATGCTAATGGAGCTTTCGGACATGGAtttggaaatgggaatggcaacGGCCAGGAGTTTGGCAACGTAAATGAGTATGGCAACGGGTATGATTACCAGGCACCCAAAGTGCAGCTGGCCACACCATCGCGCCAGTACCTGCCCGTGGCATAG
- the LOC117899069 gene encoding Meckel syndrome type 1 protein homolog — translation MKEKSRDAKRTGIYRLRGKITDLRVDIKLRHLSEWLPVPKLDYSGAGVYSTPPASSSTDEFGPAIWGDCFIFVPTCDDPIFSLGYGKQAYYNYYYPATGSSSSSRRSYGTLASPRRHVEISARSHEHTQEPVPDPELEQGRPETETESQEQNKWSVISEASRAFYALNKELCNGCTANLQIAWQQKHFSRAELETYSQPKDAYVTPLQRRYHRYAQDILQLQQHHLRMEEQQQELAKEELVHVNRKVRKSKRWRSESSTMSWFPNGSNSSASMSQVSFLEDPNFAARTCLIHTLIDADGVEHLPTEARQLHADGFQVMYVYADLQEDTLLVTLRYSPALGLLYVYPDFTCSADDMDYEVMIDRVDDCRQLYCYGFQSSPPLEAVGAEEWNLQMEALMLNKRNAEDHQGKKEHVQSNELVPLPANATSQELLDYFHRQRSLSKELRVLSNFATPPNRMRRVSLLLDIQEAQHFEHPNIHVRYHIQPPPHTLVETMSTGTNPVPLRGATSTCMDAGDARCAQFAHCWQLTLLCEEQFDPVHLLHIYFEVISIDGWQRERCEGYTHFACSVVDPLPPLSGEGLRLPCIRPMGNWLDTLNRYFLGGRQNFDFVSFFRGRSKPQSNLNSRLSLDTANAMRNTGSLLFRIRKLQQRQPEMLHQLKMQLGLNSSEESETGKASTLDEVISAFIQARDRIRELLGRSVSY, via the exons atGAAGGAAAAAAGCAGAGACGCCAAGCGAACGGGCATTTACCGTCTCCGTGGGAAAATCACCGACTTGCGGGTGGACATCAAGCTGAGGCACCTAAGCGAATGGCTGCCAGTCCCGAAGCTGGACTACTCCGGAGCTGGAGTTTACAGCACGCCCCCAGCCAGCAGTAGCACCGATGAGTTCGGCCCAGCGATCTGGGGCGACTGCTTCATCTTTGTGCCGACTTGCGACGATCCCATCTTCAGCCTGGGCTACGGCAAGCAGGCCTACTACAACTACTACTATCCGGCCACTGGCAGC TCGAGCAGCTCCCGACGCAGCTACGGTACCTTGGCCAGTCCTCGGAGACACGTAGAAATTTCGGCCCGATCGCACGAGCACACGCAGGAGCCAGTGCCAGATccagagctggagcagggTCGAccggagacagagacggagagccAGGAGCAGAATAAGTGGAGCGTGATCAGCGAG GCCAGCCGGGCCTTCTACGCACTGAACAAGGAGCTGTGCAACGGGTGCACGGCCAACCTGCAGATCGcctggcagcagaagcacttTAGTCGCGCGGAGCTGGAGACCTACAGCCAACCAAAAGACGCCTACGTTACGCCGCTGCAGCGCCGCTATCACCGCTATGCTCAGGACATtttacagctgcagcagcatcatctgcggatggaggagcagcagcaggagctggcaaAGGAGGAATTGGTACACGTTAACCGCAAGGTACGCAAATCGAAGCGATGGCGCAGTGAGTCATCGACGATGTCGTGGTTCCCAAACGGGAGCAACTCCTCGGCGTCCATGTCGCAGGTGTCGTTCCTAGAGGATCCCAACTTCGCAGCCCGCACGTGCCTTATCCACACGCTGATCGATGCAGATGGCGTGGAGCACCTCCCAACGGAGGCGCGGCAGCTCCACGCCGACGGCTTTCAGGTAATGTACGTTTACGCCGATTTGCAGGAGGACACATTGCTGGTGACCCTCCGGTACTCACCTGCGCTTGGGTTGCTCTACGTCTATCCTGACTTCACCTGCAGCGCTGACGACATGGACTATGAGGTGATGATCGACAGGGTTGACGATTGCCGCCAGCTCTACTGCTACGGCTTCCAGAGCTCTCCACCGCTGGAGGCGGTGGGCGCCGAGGAGTGGAACCTGCAGATGGAAGCCCTGATGCTGAATAAGCGGAACGCAGAAGACCACCAGGGGAAGAAGGAACACGTGCAGTCGAATGAGCTAGTTCCTCTGCCTGCGAATGCCACCTCACAGGAGCTGCTGGACTACTTTCACAGGCAGCGGTCCCTCTCCAAGGAGCTGCGTGTCCTAAGCAACTTCGCGACGCCGCCCAACCGGATGCGCCGCGTCTCGCTTCTGCTGGATATACAGGAGGCCCAGCACTTCGAGCACCCAAACATCCATGTGCGTTACCACATCCAGCCGCCTCCCCACACCCTAGTGGAGACGATGTCCACCGGCACTAATCCGGTCCCGTTACGCGGCGCCACTTCCACCTGCATGGACGCGGGCGATGCCCGTTGCGCCCAATTTGCCCACTGCTGGCAGCTGACGCTGCTCTGCGAGGAGCAGTTCGATCCCGTACACTTGCTTCACATCTACTTCGAGGTCATTAGCATAGACGGATGGCAGCGCGAACGCTGCGAAGGCTATACCCACTTCGCCTGCTCCGTGGTGGACCCGCTTCCGCCGTTGTCCGGCGAGGGCCTGCGATTGCCGTGTATACGTCCGATGGGCAACTGGCTGGACACCCTCAACCGCTACTTCCTTGGCGGCCGCCAGAACTTCGACTTTGTGTCCTTCTTCAGGGGCCGTTCCAAGCCTCAATCTAACCTTAACTCGCGCCTCAGCCTGGACACCGCAAATGCCATGCGGAACACCGGCTCGCTACTCTTCCGTATTCgtaagctgcagcagcgccagccgGAGATGCTGCACCAGCTGAAGATGCAGCTGGGCCTGAACAGCAGCGAAGAAAGCGAAACAGGCAAGGCTTCCACACTGGACGAGGTCATATCTGCCTTTATACAGGCCAGGGATCGCATCCGGGAACTCTTGGGCCGTTCCGTTTCGTATTGA